The sequence gggtgttgcaacaggacaacgacccaaagcatagaagtaaatcaacaacagaatggcttaaacagaagaaaatccgccttctggagtggcccagtcagagtcctgacctcaacccgatggagatgctgtggcatgacctcaagaaagcgattcacaccagacatcccaagaatattgctgaactgaaacagttctgtaaagaggaatggtcaagaattactcctgaccgttgtgcacatctgatctgaaaCTACAGGagacgtttggtggaagttattgctgccaaaggagattAAACCAGTTAtttaatccaagggttcacatacttctttcacctgcactgtgaatgtttacatggtgtgttcaataaaaacatggtaacatttaactctttgtgtgttattagtttaagcagactgtgattgtctattgttgtgactttgatgaagatcagatcacattttatgaccaatttgtgcagaaatccatatcattccaaagggttcacatatttttcttgcaactgtataagatCAGAAATAAAGGTTTGATTTATTTCCCACAAACAGCGTCACTCTTGTCCATGaattgtgtctggtactgcagctcagacaAGGACAAGATCTTCATCAGAAACATGGAAGATTCAACACCATGATTCTCTGACAAGTCCCAAGTCCCTTGAATGAggaagagctgcaataccagacacagcctatcAGTGGGGCTGTAACATCTACCTAAATTAGCTGTACAAATAGAATGCATCTGTCATCTGCTTTCTTTATTAAAGTTCCTCATACTTCCATCCTACGTGTCCCATCATTTATATCAACCAAGATATCGAAAGAAAATCTCACTGACAATGAACAATTTTTCGCCCAACCTTAATACGTTATTACGCTACTGTGGTCAAAAGGTTCAACTTGACATGAGGGGGCTTTCATCATCGCTATTTAATAAGTCTTCTTCATCCTCTTCCAGTTCACCACACCTCAATGCTTTTCTAACTTTGGCCCAAAATAACTTTTGCGCCTCAGGTTCCCTTGGCCATGTGATGTACGTCTTCTTCAGCATGACCTTCCTCATCCTATGGTAGGTGGATAGCTCTCGTAACGGGATGTCCTCCAAAAATATGAGAACAAGAACGTCCCTCATTTCATCAAACAACTTATAGCTGGCCAACTGCATCTCCATGGAGCACCACTCACTTTGAAGATAGCTCCGGCTCACCACGCACAGGGTCTTTCGGCTGTTGTGAATGCTGTCCACAATGTTGTCTACAATGTCCCTACCGAGCTGAAAATCCCGATGGTGGAGGCAAAGTTGGAGTCCTTTTGAGGGATGACATCTCTCTAGCATGGGAAGCATTGTTTTATATACCCAGTCTTCATCCCGAGTGTTGTAGGACACAAAGGCATCATATTTGTAGAGGTCCTTGTTAGAATTCCAGCGTTCATTCAGCCAGGAGATGAAAAGGAAGTAATTATATTTGATGCGCCAGTAAGATTTGCTGTAGACGATGGGTATGATTATCAAGAGGCACAAGAAGGAGAAAGAAGAGGAAAACAGTATGAGCTTCTCTTTAAGGTCACAGACGTGAGTATCAAAGCTATGGAAGAAAACATGAGGGTCGTTGCTGCACGTTATATTATAAGCGTACACAGTTTGTACATGTGACACATTCATCCACCTTTGGAATTCCTCATTATCACAAGTGCATGTCAGGGGACACTTACATATGTCCAGGTATTTCAATTTGGTCATGTTATCAAATATTTTTACATCTATTTGTTTTAAGCCGTTCTTTGTTAGCTGGAGTCTTCTGAGATTGGAAAGGTGTGAGAAGATATCAGGGCTCAGAGACTGTATACACATATTTTCCAGATCCAGGTATCTGAGGTTGATTAAGTTTTTGAAAATTCCTGGTGAGAGGTTTTGGACTCCATTACAATCTTCTCCTAAATTGAGATAAGTCAGATTCCTGAGCTCATCGAACACAGTGTATCCTAACCGGGTGAGTCTGTTTTGTCCCAAATACAGAGCCCGTAGGTTGTCGAGGCCTGTAAAGAAGCCTCTCGGAATGGTCGTTAGACCATGCGGCTGTTGACTCTGAAGTTTTAAGTCATAGATCTTCTGAAGTTTTGAGAACGGTGTAACATATTGTTGAGAAGATAGATACCGCAGCTGATTTGACTTCAAGTCCAAGACCTGCAAAGTGGCCTCCACGCCATTGAACATATCCCCGCTAATTTGTTTAATCTGGTTATTATCCAGATACAACTTTGAAAGACTTTTCATCCCAATGAATGAGCCTTTTTTAACCTGCGTAATCTTATTTCCTCCAAGATCCAATATAATCAGATTTTCCAAATTTTGGAATACATTTTCAAAAATGACAGACACCCTGTTATTCCGGAGGATGAGAGTTGTAAGCTTTCCTAAACCCAAGAAGGAATTGTAGTACAAATCTGTTATGAGGTTATTATCCAGACGCAACATCTGGAGATGTCTTAATTCATAAAAACAACGTTTGCTCAGTAACATAATGTTGTTGATGTTCAGTTTTAGTGTCTTCAATTTAGGCGCAAAGGTAAAAGCGTTAGGCATCACCGACCATATTCTGTTGTATCGGAAAGATATTGATGTCAGCTTTGGGAAGATGGGCGCATTGTGGCAGGAATCTAACCTTTTTAAGAGGTTATGTTCAATAATAACAGTTGAAAGGTTGGAAGGCTTGAGGAACCTTAAACAGGTGACATTTTTAAGCCTATTGTGTGACAAGTCCATCTGGGTGCTCTGACTACAGTCTGACAATGTTCTGTTTGGCAAAAACCAAAAATTATTTCCAATTAAATTCAAGTGTGACATCTCTTTGCCTCTTAAATAGGAGCACATCTCCCTTAATTTAGCAGTAGTGTTTATATTTAATCTCGAGTAGTCGATCCTCTCAGGTGGTATGGTGGGATTCTCCAAAAACTTCAGAATGTCGAAATCCGGATTAGATGCTACGGTTAAATAGTTCGTACTAGTCAGGTTTACTTTTTGCAAGGAGGATGAGGTGAGGTTGTTGTGGGACAGATCAAGATATTTAATTTGGCCCAAAAAATCTTGGTGGCATTTTAAGTCTTGCAGTTGATTTCGGCAGAGGAACAGTGTAGACAAATTGCTTGGAAGTGAAAGGGCATGACTTAGGTGTCTTATATTATTACCACACAAGCTGAGATTCTTGAGTTGGTTAAGCGGCTGAAGGGCATGGACAACACTACTGAAATTGCTTAAGCCGTTGGCTGACAGGTTGAGACTTTTTAGGCTAAGAAGAGGGCTGAAGACCTTAAGATGCATGAAAACAAGTGCATTGTTTTGTAGGTGGAGATGTGCTAACCTTTTAAGTCCACAAAAAACTCCTGAGGATAAATTGCAGATGTTATTATAAGACAAATCCAGATAATATAAGGCTTCCAAGTTTTCAAAGGCTCCCAGGTCAACAGCCTGCAGGTGGTTGTGACTCAGGATCAAACTCTGGAGCTGTGATAGGTGATGGAAGCTTCTGGAAGGTAAAATTTTGATGGTGTTTTGGGATATTGTGAGGTTCTTGGCAAAATTGGGGATGTCAGACACAACACTGTATATGCTCAGTTCTTGGCGGTTCATGCAAATGAATGTGGTATAGCTTTCATACTTTTGGATGCAGTTTCTAAACCCATAACCTGTCACCAGCGAGATAAAAAGAGCTCCAAACAGCACAAGGACCAAGGGAAATTTCATCTTCCTGAAGAGTTGGCCTGGAGTTCATAAGTCACAGGTCATATTGAAAATGACTCCAAAATGAATGATGGGGTAAATGGTGTCACCACAGTCCACATTGATATGTACATCCAGAAGACGAGTGCCTATGGGAGAAGATCTGAGAGGTCAGGAGACTGTTCTATATATCAGTATAATACAAGTAGCCCTACTCAACATAATATATGGTCACAAATAAAACACATACATAGAAAAATAAATCACCGGACCAAAACTGTTAAAAATAATGCAGCATGTGTGAGGTCATTTCAGTACTAATAAATTGGAGCTACTGGACTTGTGCTTTCAATGGTGATCTGACTTTCTCAATTTGAATGACTTGGGCAAGAAATCTCTGACATTAAATGCTGGTGACTCATGCTTCAGTCAGCATAATCGGTTTATCATAATCAACATGATTTCAAGGACACATGGAGGTAAGAAGTTGATTGCAATTTGCATGAATGAAGCTTAAACGGCCTTGGGAGAGGTGTTAGAAGTGCATTGTaaatggcagacaatagatgtcgcaCCCCTCCACCTGTATTCAAGTTCCCGAGAAGGACCTGTAAACCTTGCAGGCATCCAGGACGGCCTTTGTTATAACAGAAAAAATGAAACGGAAAGAATATCAAGATTGCCAGTGAAGGTGTGAAGCAGGGCAGATGGAAGAATTAAATTCTCCCATGTATACCTGAGGTCACTGGGACACCAATCAGACATTGATGGTGCCCTTTTTATTCTGTGGCTGCTTCTATGAGTGGGCGCTCTCCTTACCCCTGGGTGGTGACTTTGCTCCAGATCTGTCTTAGAAAAGGTTTTTGGTCTCATGGGCTTCAGCCGGGGATTCGCCCTCTTCAGTTTCCTATGTTGTGTCATTGTGCTTATCACAGTTGATGGGTGAAGTCTATGTGAGACATGACCCAATACAGTGGGAAATTAAAGGGCGTGTATATTCTTTAAAGCTCCTACCTATATTACCCATCACAGACAAGATAATGTCATTAGGGGCCTCTCCAATAAACGGCGCCTTTCTGGTTGATCTGATGGGTCCACATATCATAGGAATGGCCTCTTTAATAAAATAGGTGGGCGCCTGCAGAGACACCATGGTACAGGGCTCCCACACCCTACTGATAGGCCCTTGCCTAAACAAGACTGTACGTTCTATAGGGGCAGTGGAGGGGGCAGGCAGCTCGTGTTGCTCCATTACCCTCCATGGTTAGTGATGGGAAGCTGAGGACTTCTCAAATCTCTGCGTAGACCCCACAAAATAAGGACATGACACCAAAGGGTTATATTGCTCTTCTCTACTAAAACTCATGGGAGGAGAAAACATTGGGGTCTCCAGCCATGGGCTAAGCGTCCATTTACATGTCTCCAacagttttgtggtccgcaaattgcggatccgcaaaacacagacactggccatgtgcgttccgcattttgcggaccgcacatgggcagcactataatagaaatgccttttcttgtccgtggctgcggacaagaataggtcatgtctttgtttttttgtgggtccACGGAACGGAAGTGAGGATGcactttttttagtgtctccatattctgaaagccatagttttttttattatttgggcgactgtcttatgtaggggctcatttttttttggggtgagataacggtttgattgatactattttagggtgcatatgactttttgatcgcttggtattacactttttgtgatataaggtgacaaaaaattgcttttttgacaccattttattttatttttttacggtgttcaccttaggTGTGTTAGGTCATTTTTGAAAAGcagtttgttacggacgtggcaatacctaatatgtatacttttttatttatttaagttttacacaataaaagcatttttgaaacaaaaaaaaacatgttttagtgtctccatattctgagagccatagtttttttttttttttttgcccaattgttttatttaggggctcattttttgcgggatgagatgactggtactattttggggtgcatacgcctttttgattacttggtgttgcactttttgtgatgtaaggtgacaaaaaaatgattgttttagGTTTAGGTTTTAGgtacagtttttattaaatttttctacggcgttcaggtgagagggtggatcatgtgattttttttatagagctggtcgatacggacgcggcaatacccaatatgtctggttttctttttttctcatattttttttttacaattttaggtgttttattttgggaaagaggcttttttttttttttttttacttgtaaccttattttttttattatgaaaaacatatttttttgctttactttttatttttgtcccactctgggacttcaacttctggggtctgatcccctctgcaatgtattGCAATACAATAAACCTGTATTTTAATGCATTacctgtcagcttttatgctgacaggcTGCCTGTGAGACCGAGCTGCCGCgaggacccgatggagatgcggagggcacccgtagcctccgcaaaccctctgcataccacggtcagctttgaccgcggcatacaaggtTAATTCGCCGGCATCAGTGTCTTCACCGATATgcatatgcagcaggggcccggatgtcagtgactgccgggtccgtgccattgatcgggcgggcgcagctcctgcacccgcctgatcagcccaccggcgctggtccttaagtcatgtccaccagtgccgtacatgtacggcggaggtcctacgggttaaagggtttctgtcatgggaaaaatcatttgttaactccctgcctgccgccgttctcttaaaaaacagacttttataatatgctaatgaagcctctaggtgctatgagggcgctgctgcagcacctggaggctcggtctactcgccTTTGGGGCACGCCCACGTTACACTTGATTGACGTCCTTCTTCTCCGCATCGTCCTCATAATCCCGCACCTGCGCTGTCCCGCgtagtattcggtgcaggcgcagtgagtgaaggacgctcggctGCTGCCTGGGGAGGCctgtgacgtaatcggcgcagtgaggaagctggcagcagcCGAGCATccatcactcactgcgcctgcgccgaatactaaacgggacgggatTAGGAGGACGATGCGGAGAAGAACGTCAATCAAGTGGACATGGGCGTGCCCCAAAGGCGAGtatccgagcctctaggtgctgcagcaacaccctcatagcacctagaggcttcattagcatattataaaagtctgttttttaagagaacggcggcaggcagggagttaacaaACAGACTGTTAAgtcctgctgacattagcacatcgctaatgtcagtcagctacataacgatttttcccatgacagaaaccctttaagtgtctggttttagctctgttgttatgtctggaaacttgtttttgtctggaaaaccttCTGTGTCATTGCCACTGAGTATAatggaagctctaatgtaagtctatagaAGACGGGAGTTGaaacattgtatctgtttgtgctgagcttctccgctccacccctcccactagaaggtcctAGTCtaactagaaactgtatataaggagagcagtcagagcccctagagtGCTACAGTTAGgcaccagtgcttggaggggagactcagccagtctgcatgagtgaccagaagaagatgctgagatggggacgctgagccacagaccatgggtcaccagctctgtgaccaaggagccacccggactactgagctacagaccgtgggccCTTGACCAGGGTACTaaccttctgagagagagggacagctagctcaggccttttctcagcaccaaacccttcttctgccagggaggagactggagaagccagccctatgcctcgtctcagggaggagactgcagaagccagccctatgcctcgcctgtattgttttgcacctgacttcctccagtaaagaagccccctggttactgcagaccctgactctctggacttatttcacattggggtgcaccacaccttgccatcccttccggagagcagcaacatgtggtgacacctcaacggactcagtgtagcgttggggccaccccaaacctggccacttCATATATATTACTCTATAGCTATGTGGCGGAACCAGCTCCGCCACTTGTGCCTGGAGAGGACcgcttgccagcctcttgccatgTGATTATGGTCCCTGGGAGGTTTGggcatattgtattttattatgctgctgctggccctttaagaaccaTCTGGGGACATACGGTGGAGTTACTGGATGGCCACCATTTCATCTATCAgaggcacatggtgagaacaatggatgaagcacatggtgagaacaatggatggcggccattttgactcacagacactgtttggacttttctacacggtgccatctcaccggtatttggtgcacaaagacatcgggcagtagttttaaactatacaacaggggacacattatacagtaattatttttgatatagcctgtatatgttctgcggaatctgcattaaactgtatcttccaaactactgaacggatctgggtgaattttggatatgtggttcacccagatcccccggttccgaggatatacttgttatggggttattgcatgttttggggtccctgtgatatgttttataaaactgtatttctctgcctgtgataattatattacccattgtgttcagtaatcatatcacaggcagagaggaggattttgtgtgggagtgtctgtgtgtattatacggattgattggttgtatttcaaacccctgtgggcagtactatgtttgtggattgtgaataaaagaggcggtatgccccaggacagtgagttctgcttgacctcaaaacgaagtgtcgtctcgttattgggggaattggattgtgtgCTGATTGCCAGgtgtgtaagccgattgtatgcttttcctgttcagctgtttccagggttcgtgtgtttcctgttccggagttgaagaattcgtgtagtttgcagttcggcagactggtgcttgcagtagctgcctgtgcataggaaaggggaatatcgcctaaacggttttTAACCtcttgtgtgctgaacggtccgttacaagctATATACCATGGAGTAGTGACGGTATACTTCACCCTATAGCTATATACCGTGCAGAAGTGATGGTATACATCACCCTATAGCTATATACCGTGCAGTAGTGATGGTATACATCACCCTATAGCTATACACTGTGCAGtagtgactgtatataacaccctatAGCTATAAATAAAAAAGTCCAAAGGCTGTGCTCACCTGATGTATCTTGAAATGGAAGC is a genomic window of Bufo bufo chromosome 1, aBufBuf1.1, whole genome shotgun sequence containing:
- the LOC120991007 gene encoding toll-like receptor 13; amino-acid sequence: MKFPLVLVLFGALFISLVTGYGFRNCIQKYESYTTFICMNRQELSIYSVVSDIPNFAKNLTISQNTIKILPSRSFHHLSQLQSLILSHNHLQAVDLGAFENLEALYYLDLSYNNICNLSSGVFCGLKRLAHLHLQNNALVFMHLKVFSPLLSLKSLNLSANGLSNFSSVVHALQPLNQLKNLSLCGNNIRHLSHALSLPSNLSTLFLCRNQLQDLKCHQDFLGQIKYLDLSHNNLTSSSLQKVNLTSTNYLTVASNPDFDILKFLENPTIPPERIDYSRLNINTTAKLREMCSYLRGKEMSHLNLIGNNFWFLPNRTLSDCSQSTQMDLSHNRLKNVTCLRFLKPSNLSTVIIEHNLLKRLDSCHNAPIFPKLTSISFRYNRIWSVMPNAFTFAPKLKTLKLNINNIMLLSKRCFYELRHLQMLRLDNNLITDLYYNSFLGLGKLTTLILRNNRVSVIFENVFQNLENLIILDLGGNKITQVKKGSFIGMKSLSKLYLDNNQIKQISGDMFNGVEATLQVLDLKSNQLRYLSSQQYVTPFSKLQKIYDLKLQSQQPHGLTTIPRGFFTGLDNLRALYLGQNRLTRLGYTVFDELRNLTYLNLGEDCNGVQNLSPGIFKNLINLRYLDLENMCIQSLSPDIFSHLSNLRRLQLTKNGLKQIDVKIFDNMTKLKYLDICKCPLTCTCDNEEFQRWMNVSHVQTVYAYNITCSNDPHVFFHSFDTHVCDLKEKLILFSSSFSFLCLLIIIPIVYSKSYWRIKYNYFLFISWLNERWNSNKDLYKYDAFVSYNTRDEDWVYKTMLPMLERCHPSKGLQLCLHHRDFQLGRDIVDNIVDSIHNSRKTLCVVSRSYLQSEWCSMEMQLASYKLFDEMRDVLVLIFLEDIPLRELSTYHRMRKVMLKKTYITWPREPEAQKLFWAKVRKALRCGELEEDEEDLLNSDDESPLMSS